From the genome of Fusarium keratoplasticum isolate Fu6.1 chromosome 11, whole genome shotgun sequence, one region includes:
- a CDS encoding Thioredoxin domain-containing protein, whose protein sequence is MVHNVRTNEEFKEALEKYDIVVVDFFATWCEPCKAIAPVYAHCHELDKFKDFRFLKINVDELPDLCKELKVSSMPTFQLYKKGEKIGELQGADREGLIKLLEKGLE, encoded by the exons ATGGTGCACAACGTGAGGAC AAACGAAGAGTTCAAGGAAGCCCTTGAGAAGTATGacattgtcgtcgtcgacttcTTCGCCACGTGGTGTGAGCCATGCAAAGCCATTGCTCCCGTCTATGCACA CTGCCACGAGTTGGACAAGTTTAAGGATTTTCGGTTCCTCAAGATCAATGTGGATGAACTGCCTGACCTGTGTAAGGAGTTGAAAGTGTCCTCCATGCCGACGTTTCAGCTGTACAAAAAGGGCGAGAAGATTGGTGAACTGCAGGGCGCTGATCGTGAAGGTCTGATTAAGTTACTAGAGAAGGGCCTGGAATAA
- a CDS encoding HET domain-containing protein — MLCAMCMSIFFRGTLNGPHHPDEQSLVTAAKNGCRMCLHVHLTSSNHFASPLEYAIDWEIGIERHYLILICFRTTHKEVTASQEWQFYVNTSADANAPPGYDKFLSQVTADLESDPCRVRSELPPLRDIPDSTGDENVAKLAKHWLENCKADHGCEQRCRQQHENWHPGRLIEVGTHHQQPRLVNREDAQLEGGYAALSHCWGPNPDFLMLKTDKESKFRREIPMEKLPASFRDAIITCRRLDIPYLWIDSLCIIQDSHSDWLLQSEEMFKVYLNCELNIAIDASASAHEGAFRERDPRYLQDCCVWTPFFKPQRQNAQFVTDENEFKSTDGINLCEVYTVDDFAWAREEAPLTKRAWIFQERLLSPRTLYFSSDRISWECGRQRSITEYLPFSNDNAQGPGFDANFVAEYNIREDGDLFDFYRDFVDMYTDRELTFPVADKLVAFAAVARRCASWFKGDYCAGIFRDTMPWGLLWHTSSIGWMTRSQTWRAPSWSWASMDCRVRGDLIPSEQNTDLAKMVDVSVELVDPNNPFGQVKSASLTLTGPLVTVDALVFSDCQTIREDLPPRIGWENGTSALGHHFELKPDESFEWDGDDSIDTWLSTHKEAFFLAVGESQYVRSKEEFPKTYGLVLKKLEDGNYTREGQWDGRFGFVDNHAQTACEFRTETITII; from the exons ATGCTTTGTGCAATGTGcatgtccatcttcttcagggGCACCTTGAATGGCCCTCACCATCCGGACGAACAAAGTCTAGTCACAGCTGCCAAGAACGGCTGCAGGATGTGCCTCCATGTCCACTTGACATCCAGCAACCACTTCGCATCACCATTGGAATATGCCATCGATTGGGAAATTGGAATTGAGAGGCATTACTTGATTTTGATCTGCTTCAGAACCACACACAAAGAAGTGACTGCGTCGCAAGAGTGGCAATTCTATGTTAATACCTCAGCAGACGCCAACGCACCGCCTGGATACGACAAATTTCTTAGTCAGGTCACTGCCGACCTGGAATCGGACCCTTGTAGAGTCCGAAGCGAGCTCCCTCCTCTCAGAGACATCCCGGATAGCACGGGTGATGAGAATGTCGCCAAGTTGGCTAAGCACTGGCTAGAGAATTGTAAAGCCGATCATGGGTGCGAACAGCGATGCCGACAGCAGCATGAAAATTGGCATCCCGGGCGTCTCATCGAGGTCGGAACCCATCATCAGCAGCCACGCCTGGTTAATCGAGAAGACGCCCAACTTGAAGGCGGTTACGCCGCTTTGAGTCATTGTTGGGGACCGAATCCCGACTTCCTGATGCTCAAAACTGACAAAGAGAGCAAGTTCCGACGAGAAATCCCAATGGAAAAACTCCCTGCTAGTTTCCGcgacgccatcatcacctgcCGTCGACTGGACATCCCATACCTTTGGATCGACTCTCTTTGCATCATACAAGACTCTCACTCTGACTGGCTCTTGCAGTCAGAAGAAATGTTCAAGGTCTATCTCAACTGCGAGCTCAACATCGCCATTGACGCTTCAGCGAGTGCCCACGAGGGAGCCTTCCGTGAGAGGGATCCCAGGTATCTACAAGACTGCTGTGTCTGGACACCCTTTTTCAAACCGCAGAGGCAAAATGCCCAGTTTGTCACCGATGAAAATGAATTCAAGAGTACAG ATGGGATAAATCTCTGCGAGGTATACACCGTGGATGATTTCGCCTGGGCACGAGAGGAGGCTCCCCTCACGAAAAGAGCATGGATCTTTCAGGAGAGACTCCTTTCACCTAGAACCTTGTACTTTTCCTCAGATCGCATTTCGTGGGAATGTGGCCGCCAAAGATCAATCACGGAATACCTCCCCTTCAGCAATGACAATGCCCAAGGGCCAGGATTCGACGCCAACTTTGTCGCCGAGTATAACATCCGGGAAGATGGCGACCTTTTTGACTTCTACCGAGATTTTGTGGATATGTACACGGACCGTGAGCTCACGTTCCCTGTCGCAGACAAGCTCGTTGCGTTCGCGGCTGTCGCCAGAAGGTGTGCGTCTTGGTTCAAGGGTGACTACTGCGCCGGCATCTTTCGTGACACCATGCCTTGGGGGCTCCTCTGGCATACCTCTTCGATCGGGTGGATGACAAGATCCCAGACATGGCGGGCCCCATCTTGGAGTTGGGCAAGCATGGACTGTCGCGTAAGGGGTGACCTCATCCCGAGCGAGCAGAATACGgacctggccaagatggtggATGTGTCCGTGGAACTAGTCGACCCCAATAACCCGTTTGGCCAAGTCAAGTCTGCCTCGCTGACTTTGACGGGACCTTTAGTCACTGTCGATGCATTAGTATTTTCGGATTGCCAGACTATTCGGGAGGATCTACCCCCAAGAATTGGTTGGGAAAATGGTACATCTGCTCTTGGACATCATTTCGAACTAAAGCCCGATGAGAGTTTCGAgtgggatggggatgatTCCATTGACACATGGCTCTCAACACACAAAGAGGCGTTTTTTCTCGCTGTTGGAGAGTCTCAGTACGTGAGATCAAAGGAAGAATTTCCAAAAACTTATGGTCTTGTCTTAAAGAAACTGGAGGACGGGAATTACACTCGGGAAGGCCAGTGGGATGGGAGATTTGGGTTTGTGGACAATCATGCTCAGACGGCATGTGAATTTCGTACCGAAACCATCACGATAATATAG
- a CDS encoding PKS-ER domain-containing protein, translating into MAPTSNKSFIYKKIPDVYLVPGEHIVVEDRPLDLDSAPLEGGILVKVFYSSLDPYIRDRTRDPSIEDFIPALDVDTPIVSAIVGRVIRSESEKYQTGDLVMAFYGDHVEYALIKGDKLEDAGLWKISKPHGLDITYFLGVLGMPGTTAFQGLYNIGKPKKGETIFVSAAAGSVGQLVGQLAKAEGLKVIGSAGSQAKIDFVVNELGFDGAFNYKTDEPGEALKRLAPEGIDIFWDGVGGPQLDAALMALKPYGRIISCGTMAMYHDKPEDLYGVKNLWVVPNKYLKMEGFIVDLSIDKYEAMIEKVAPLIASGQFKVLQDITVGIENGPEALAGIFTGKNFGKGVLQIAEPDA; encoded by the exons atgGCGCCGACGTCCAACAAGTCCTTCATCTACAAGAAGATCCCAGACGTTTATCTAGTTCCCGGGGAGCATATCGTCGTTGAAGACCGGCCCTTGGATCTTGATTCTGCCCCGCTTGAGGGTGGAATCCTTGTCAAGGTCTTTTATTCCTCCCTAGACCCCTACATCCGTGATCGCACGCGCGATCCCTCCATCGAGGACTTCATTCCAGCTCTCGATGTCGATACTCCCATCGTCAGCGCCATTGTCGGCCGTGTCATTCGGTCCGAGTCTGAGAAGTACCAAACCGGAGATCTCGTGATGGCCTTTTACGGCGACCACGTCGAGTATGCTCTCATCAAGGGAGATAAGCTCGAAGACGCCGGCTTGTGGAAGATCTCCAAGCCCCATGGGCTGGACATTACGTACTTCCTAGGCGTGCTGGGAATGCCAGGTACCACAGCGTTCCAAGGCCTGTACAACATTGGTAAGCCCAAGAAGGGGGAGACCATATTTGTCAGCGCCGCAGCCGGGTCAGTTGGGCAGCTTGTTGGGCAActcgccaaggccgaagGACTCAAAGTCATTGGCTCGGCgggcagccaagccaagattGACTTTGTGGTCAATGAACTCGGCTTCGATGGGGCTTTCAACTACAAGACGGACGAACCTGGCGAGGCGCTGAAGAGACTGGCGCCCGAGGGAATCGACATTTTCTGGGACGGCGTTGGTGGACCACAGCTAGATGCTGCCTTGATGGCTCTGAAGCCATACGGACGCATTATTTCGTGCGGAACA ATGGCTATGTACCATGACAAGCCTGAGGACTTGTACGGCGTCAAGAACCTTTGGGTGGTCCCCAACAAGTACCTCAAGATGGAAGGCTTCATCGTAGACCTCTCAATCGACAAGTACGAAGCCATGATAGAAAAGGTTGCGCCTCTGATCGCCTCTGGCCAGTTCAAGGTCCTCCAGGACATCACCGTCGGGATCGAGAATGGGCCCGAAGCTTTGGCAGGGATCTTTACAGGCAAGAACTTTGGGAAAGGTGTTCTTCAGATTGCGGAGCCTGATGCATAG
- a CDS encoding Zn(2)-C6 fungal-type domain-containing protein — MVGVPGRSKGCNTCRKRRVKCDETKPVCVRCTKGGFECLGYIRDRVWRHTSTAPFPTMEPTEATSAGQNASASSSKDTDLTNTRVASPPPEMSLIAFQGDFCFSFMFSNFVWRSYGAPWLDQAAAGKLGRLSLDATKALSQANFGKSNHQSDIELKGVIQYGKCLESLAQELGSSCRRDLLVPILVLMMHAASHADQTGAVSHLRGLARLLHICGPEAFQQQPLLNAFEAARATLLVASLYGKQPLFLEEERWRAVPFAANAASKTPQSYLLDILVAVPRILHDHAAYESMDEAQQTPYGELLRRTEALLVSLYRWRWQWQARSGDQVEVDAGITSQLNGPAAEALGSIGTSRQSGRLRFGKFTLATELMLYNATLMWLLALLWKMDPLGASQRIETCATTATPAEASLRYLRFEPLRRPGASVSVRDPAMEILRAFEWVTRHHSRSKEPTFLYLFPVGMALSVIEKEPEAKAWAISLLNRSPITANYAQGQNPAGFGFYVTREALHPETVDAELQLFSEQDLQQLAI; from the exons ATGGTTGGCGTTCCCGGTCGCAGCAAAGGCTGCAACACCTGCAGAAAGCGCAGAGTCAAGTGCG ATGAAACTAAGCCCGTCTGTGTACGTTGTACCAAGGGGGGCTTTGAATGCCTGGGATACATCAGGGACCGAGTTTGGCGGCACACTTCGACCGCTCCATTTCCGACTATGGAACCTACAGAAGCGACGTCGGCGGGGCAGAACGCTTCAGCCAGTTCCAGCAAAGACACCGACCTTACGAATACTCGGGTTGCCTCCCCACCACCCGAGATGAGCTTGATTGCTTTTCAAGGAGACTTTTGCTTCTCCTTCATGTTTTCCAACTTTGTATGGCGTAGCTACGGAGCCCCTTGGCTTGATCAAGCTGCGGCAGGGAAACTCGGTCGTCTCTCTCTagatgccaccaaggccCTGTCACAAGCCAACTTTGGGAAGTCAAATCACCAGTCCGATATTGAACTCAAGGGAGTCATACAGTATGGAAAGTGTCTCGAGAGTTTGGCTCAAGAACTAGGGAGTAGCTGCAGGCGGGACCTGCTGGTACCTATTCTTGTTCTGATGATGCATGCA GCGTCTCATGCCGATCAAACCGGAGCTGTATCTCATCTGCGAGGGCTTGCGAGGCTACTACACATCTGTGGACCGGAAGccttccagcagcagcctctgcTCAATGCGTTTGAGGCAGCAAGAGCAACGCTG CTCGTTGCCAGCTTGTACGGTAAGCAGCCTCTGTTTCTTGAAGAGGAACGCTGGCGAGCTGTGCCGTTTGCGGCGAATGCTGCGTCCAAGACACCGCAAAGCTATCTACTCGATATTCTCGTTGCTGTGCCGAGAATACTCCACGACCACGCCGCGTATGAGTCCATGGATGAGGCTCAACAGACTCCATACGGAGAATTGTTGAGAAGAACCGAGGCACTCCTTGTTTCGCTCTAtcgttggcgttggcaatGGCAAGCCCGCTCTGGTGATCAAGTGGAAGTTGATGCTGGTATCACTTCACAGCTCAATGGTCCAGCAGCCGAGGCTCTAGGCTCCATCGGCACTTCAAGGCAATCGGGACGCCTTAGGTTCGGCAAATTCACTCTTGCGACAGAGCTTATGCTCTACAATGCTACGCTGATGTGGCTGCTTGCGTTGCTGTGGAAGATGGACCCTCTTGGCGCGAGCCAACGCATCGAAACTTGTGCAACAACTGCCACACCTGCAGAAGCCTCTCTCAGATACCTAAGGTTCGAGCCACTCCGGAGACCTGGTGCTTCAGTCTCGGTTCGAGATCCCGCCATGGAGATCCTCCGCGCTTTCGAGTGGGTGACCCGCCATCACAGCCGAAGCAAGGAGCCCACGTTCCTGTACCTATTCCCAGTTGGGATGGCACTGAGCGTCATagagaaggagcctgaggcGAAGGCTTGGGCTATCAGTCTGCTGAATAGAAGCCCCATCACGGCGAATTATGCTCAAGGGCAGAACCCGGCTGGGTTCGGCTTTTATGTCACTCGGGAGGCACTTCATCCAGAGACGGTCGACGCAGAGTTGCAACTCTTTTCGGAGCAGGATCTACAACAACTTGCAATATGA
- a CDS encoding Hydrolase-4 domain-containing protein: MRSTHLILTSLFTSGLASGKVYPSGASDALALTQPYYPPTADCWEYKVPVTITSENLIFDFPDWKDDYALQDFLTAATTRASAGYPSPITGTKNETETFTLAASFCTPKKSSKKKTVILATHGIGQARTHWNSAYEPDKYNFVQHAISQGYSVWFYDRLGTGESEKVSGFTNQLRKQKTILVELAKLVKDGQYTGTFGKPNKLAVMGFSFGSFVTHFAVAENPDIADAAILTAINYNTTGLNANGLVRSFVPRVASLQNPRRFGLLDPGYLTWVDSVAQINTYFKYPYYDMPTASYCEEYKQAFGIGEFLTITDGNFDASRFTGAALAITGKTDYIICDGECEGIFEEPARTIWKNAKFQPYLHPHASHNFNFHHNATGAYKVITNFLESNGL, from the exons ATGCGTTCCACTCATCTCATCCTTACCTCTCTCTTCACTTCTGGCCTTGCTTCCGGCAAGGTCTACCCTTCTGGCGCCTCTGATGCCCTGGCCTTGACCCAGCCATACTATCCACCGACTGCCGACTGCTGGGAGTACAAGGTTCCAGTCACCATCACGTCTGAGAACCTCATCTTTGACTTTCCCGACTGGAAGGACGATTATGCACTCCAAGACTTCCTGACGGCTGCCACAACTCGAGCCAGTGCTGGCTACCCCAGTCCCATCACCGGCACCAAGAATGAGACCGAGACCTTCACGCTCGCCGCCTCCTTCTGCACTCCAAAAAAAtccagcaagaagaagaccgtcATTCTTGCCACCCATGGCATCGGACAGGCTCGCACTCATTGGAACTCTGCCTACGAGCCTGACAAGTACAACTTTGTTCAGCACGCCATCAGCCAGGGCTACTCTGTCTGGTTCTATGATCGCCTAGGCACCGGTGAATCTGAGAA AGTCTCTGGCTTCACCAACCAGCTTCGTAAGCAAAAGACCATCCTCGTTGAGCTCGCCAAGCTAGTCAAGGATGGCCAGTACACTGGCACATTTGGAAAACCCAACAAGCTCGCCGTCATGGGCTTCTCTTTCGGATCTTTTGTCACTCACTTCGCCGTGGCTGAAAACCCAGACATTGCCGACGCTGCTATCTTGACTGCCATCAACTACAACACAACTGGATTGAATGCAAACGGACTAGTTCGCTCTTTTGTTCCTCGGGTCGCATCTCTTCAGAACCCTCGTCGCTTTGGGCTCCTTGACCCTGGATACCTGACCTGGGTTGATAGCGTTGCGCAGATCAACAC GTACTTCAAGTATCCCTACTATGATATGCCTACTGCATCCTACTGCGAAGAATACAAGCAAGCATTCGGCATCGGAGAGTTTCTCACCATCACCGATGGCAACTTTGATGCCAGCCGCTTCACTGGCGCAGCTCTC GCCATCACGGGCAAGACCGACTACATCATCTGTGATGGAGAATGCGAGGGCATCTTCGAGGAGCCTGCCCGCACCATCTGGAAGAATGCCAAGTTCCAGCCGTACCTCCACCCGCACGCCAGccacaacttcaacttccacCACAACGCCACTGGAGCGTACAAGGTTATTACCAACTTTTTGGAGTCTAACGGTCTTTAA